CTTACCATTGGCAAGTCAATAGGGGCTGTATCTCGCAGTTGAAATGCTTGCCCTAGTATTTCCAAGTCAAATGGTTGTATCTGAGCGGTTGACTCTCTCAAGTATGGAGCACCCTGAAAAAGTTGACCCAGCTCCATGCCTTCTCCCTTTCTAATTTCTGTGTCTCCGACAACATTGTGAAGATAATGTGTGTCCGCAACTGACAAAGGAAGACTTCTTTTGCAAAAGAAATCATGATGTCCTGATAGCTTGTAGTGGTTTATCAAATCAACAGCACCTGTAAGTTCTCTAGGTCctgtattttcaaacaaatagtTCATTTTGAACTTTTCAAATTGAAGGcattataaaataatcaaatcaaCAAACCTTAGAACATATTATTATGGAAATCATACATTTGATTGCAAAGTCCATATTCTGTAACTCTTTTAAGGGAACGAAAACCACTAATTATGCATAATTCCTAATCAAGGTTTAGAGCACGGTATGCAATTTCAAATAATATCGCTCGGTATGgatggtacgtaccagtccgtcaACTGACtgatacacggaccgcccgttaccagacggaacggaatatatatatatatatatatatatatatatatatatatatatatatatatatatatatatatatatataaacgagacgcgagacgacgtcgccttttataaaaatattatatatataaatatttatacatatatatatatataaataaacgaGGCAACATCGCGTCGcctcgacgtcgccttttataaaaaatatatatataaatatatatataatcttttatatataaatatatatttattaatttatatatatatatataaacgaggcgacgtcgccgagccctgcctgggagaagagagaggcgacatcgctgaaaaaaaaaattaaaaaaaaaaaaaatatatatatatatatatatatatatatatatatatatatatatatatatatatataccaagcggtataccgaatggtataccgctcggtatatagtatcgtaccATACCAAGCGAACgccgaaacttcggtacggtacgatatttcaatccttgatttagAGTACCAGTACCAAAACTCATCAGAATCTTGCGAGCTGATGTGTACTTGCATGTGTTGTATAATATGCAACAGtacaacacaacacacacacacacacacacacacacacatacacacacacacacacatatatatatatataaatcttggTGGTGATAGGTATAATTAGTAGTTAGTACAACGAAATATGGCCTTAGACGTGTACAATATAGTTTGTGTATGTTGGCATTTGGAAATTGGAACTATGATCCTAATAGATTGCATATAAGCTTTCTAGAGCAGTAACATAAGTTACACAAGTCAGGATGCCCAACATCATACATTCTATATTATATGTGAGTGTACAGCTTACAAGCAAGATATGAGGATCATATGCATGATCCAGACATGTTACATGgtctatcatcaaaattttaaatgaaaatgacaATCATTAAAAACCATAATGTGGCAAAAGCTAGGTCATTCGGTTGATAATTGGAAAGAAAAAATAGCATTAGGAATTAATTTTGGGTACAAGTTGTAAACCTTTTTCTCATTCTGAAGCCATAAAAATTCTCCTGATAACAGGCCTTTTTTATATTGTAAACTCCTGTTCAGATGTTATCCTAATCAAATCTTTATAAATCTGAATCATAATCCATATCTGGTAAAATTCTCTTGATTTAGGAGTACTGATAAAATCAATATGGGCATGTGTTTcacatgatttgaaagcatgcttaacattGATTGGATCAAACAGGAGATTTGTCAATTTTGGTTATAGTTTTATGGCTGGAGACTAAAATCAACTTGACCAGTCCCTAAGGTTGATCAGATTCAGTTTTGATCAAACTCCTATTTGAAATTCATATCTTCTCTTTGAACAACTATGCCAGTGTTTCCTACATAATCTTGGGTGAACACAACTTTGGATCCAGTGGATCatcatttctcttttttttttcaacaatcATATCAAAAACTGGTGAGTTTTTAAAAATTCAGAGTTATACTAAAGaaactaaaaatatataaatagaaaTTTGCCAAGCTAATATTGATGAATAGTAACAAAATGGAAGATGCATCAATCATTCAAATTGTTTCGTTTGATAAGTTTACCTCTTCCAAATTTCTTGCCTTCAGGATCCATCCTATCATAGCATTGTATTTCTGCAGTTCATCTGCAATACaagggatgtgtaattgaatcaaATCTTCCCATATGATTCCATCAATTAACAACTACATTGATGCAAAACAAATCTCTCATAACTATGTGCTTAACAGAATAAAGATTTAAAAAGTCAAAATTGAAGAATCATTTAGTGAAGCATATTACATAAAATTTTGCGACAATTTGCAGAGGGATGTACAGAATAAAGAGATAAATATCCAGGTCTCAAACAAAGAATCATTATTTCCAAGCATAtctaaaatgctttagaaattatGAAAATTGGAAACATGCTATTACTTGCCTGAAGAAGTTTACTTTTGTAGATCTGGTAACAAACTCAAGGTGATGGCCACCCCGCAGCGACCCACTCGCTTCCCTCCCTTTAATGCATTTGCAAATACTATAGCTATCTTGAGTTAGAGCCTGTTTGCAACCAACTTTTGGTGGAATCTTTTTTCATGTTATATGTTCATAccatattttaaatttatgtgtATAAGAACGACTTTGATCTCTTAATACTTTTCTTTATCCCATTAAGCAAGAAATTTCATTGTGGACTTAACCACAAATATCCCTACCCAATGGAGTTCAACTTATGAATTACTTAATTAGAGTTTTGAATATAGAAAATTATTGTGTACTTTTATTGTAATAATATAAGACAAGTAAATTTATATTTACAATGTCAAAATGTTGgtaaaaaaattttagatatcttaaaagtttTTAATTATCCTACTTTCACtttatattatgtttattattctaCTGCTTATCTATTTTTAATTGAatgtattaatattttttaattgaacGTATTAATATTATCAAAACATTTGAAAAATATGAAATTGATAATGAATTGAATCTGATTATCATGAGAGTGAATACTAAATAGGTTAATTAATTTTTAGATATTCCACCCATTTaccttatttcttttgtttttgatcCTTGAATAAATGGTTTGCATGATTATTAGAGTATGTTTTATGATTGTTTGCATTTAGACATTGATATTactaaaatattaagaaatatttaaataatgaTCATTAACTTGTATGCCAATTATAGTGCATAGACAAACtatctcccaattttctcaatTTATAGTTGGCGAACAATATAGTGTAATTAGTTGAGGAGAAATAATATtgttac
This genomic stretch from Musa acuminata AAA Group cultivar baxijiao chromosome BXJ3-9, Cavendish_Baxijiao_AAA, whole genome shotgun sequence harbors:
- the LOC103998408 gene encoding mediator of RNA polymerase II transcription subunit 19a isoform X3, which codes for MDPEGKKFGRGPRELTGAVDLINHYKLSGHHDFFCKRSLPLSVADTHYLHNVVGDTEIRKGEGMELGQLFQGAPYLRESTAQIQPFDLEILGQAFQLRDTAPIDLPMSDKGVPTIPGKSKGDSKDKERKHRKHKDKDREKDKEHKKRKHRHKDRSKDKDREKKDRSGHHDSSGDHSKKHHEKKRKHDGTGDSVDNHKHKKSKPY
- the LOC103998408 gene encoding mediator of RNA polymerase II transcription subunit 19a isoform X4 gives rise to the protein MDPEGKKFGRGPRELTGAVDLINHYKLSGHHDFFCKRSLPLSVADTHYLHNVVGDTEIRKGEGMELGQLFQGAPYLRESTAQIQPFDLEILGQAFQLRDTAPIDLPMSDKGVPTIPGKSKGDSKDKERKHRKHKDKDREKDKEHKKRKHRHKDRSKDKDREKKDRSGHHDSSGDHSKKHHEKKRKHDGTGDSVDNHKHKKT